The following is a genomic window from Anaerolineales bacterium.
GGGGGTCAGGGTGCCTATCTGCGCCTCCAGCCCCAGGGCGCGCGCTCCGTTGATCGTGGCGTATTCGACCACGTCCCGGGTGGTGATGTGCCCGGGTGACAGGCGCATGGCCAGTTTCTTTTCAAAAGACATGGCGTGCTGCATGGCGATCACCGCGCGCATTTGAGAGAAGAGGTCGCCGCGGTTGGCAATTTCGGAATCGACGCCCAGGCTGGGTTGCAGCTTGGCGTCCAGGAACCTCTGGATCGTCGGCGCGCCGTAGCCGGCCAGCATTTCCGTATTGGCGCTGATCGCCACCGCGCCGCCGCTGTCTTTGATGAGGCGCAGTTCCTTGTCCGAGAGCGTATTGCCGTGCGCGTAGAGCACGTCCGGCCCAAGCAACTTGGCTTTCTGCAACGCGGCAAGCGGTTCCTTGTCTTTTGCGGCCATGCCCACTTGGGCGGAAATGCGGATGCCCAGCTGGCGGGCCATCCCCCAGTCGCTTTTGATCTGGTCTAATGAAGCCGTGTCCAGGTCGGCAGAGGCCACCGCAAAGCTGATCAGGTCCTGGTTGGAATCCAATTGGTCGCTAGGCTGTTCGCCAGCTTTGAGCGATTTGGTGTTGAAGGCAAATACGGAGCGGATGCCGGAGTCCACCAGAGCCTGTAGGTCGGCGGCCATGTGTTCTTTGGAGCCGCCTACATCTGCATGGTTAAGCACGGTGGTGATGCCTGCATCAATGGCGCCTGCCGCGCTGGACAGGGTGCTGGCGAAGACGTCTTCGGGTCGAAAGCTGGCAGCCAGCTGGCTGGCTGCCTTGGCGGCTGATCTGTCTTTGGCGAAGAACTGGCTGCCAGTGTTGCGCAGCACGCCCTTCCACATGTGGCGATGGCTGTCAATGAAACCGGGCATCACGATCATACCGGTGGCATCGATCACTTCTGCGCCAGGCGCAATCAAGTCCTGTGAAACCGCGGCGATCTTGGAACCCTCGATCAGCACATCACAACCCACCAAGTTACCAACCTGGGGGTCCAAGCTGAGCACCGTGCCGGACTTGATCAGCAATTTTCGATCTTCCATCAATACCTCTGCCCATGTGTTAAGAGTATTACTTATTGTAATAGATTTCCGCCAAGCGTTTAGTGCAATCAAACACTCTGGCGCAAAAAGCTCGGTTTGCGCCTGTTTTCACGAATAGAAGCATGGTCTTGTCAAGTCTTAGTGAACAACTTGGGATTTTTGTTTGATAGGACTTGACTAAACTTTCAGTATGCGCTTACAATGCAACATCTCCAGAAGCCAACTTCCCCAATGGTTATGCCAATGACTTTCCTTGAAGCAATGTGTTAAGGGTACACCTTGAGCACACGAACCGATCAAGCCTTTAGAGACTTTCTTACTTCGGTTGTCATCTCATCGCGTTATATCCCCGTGTGGATCGCGACCGTTCTTTTGCTTGTGTTGGCGTATTTTATAGCTCCCGGCACTCTTTCCACCGTTTCGTTCACCGCTGTTCTTCCTCTTACTGCTTTTCTTGCCATTGTTAGCCTGGGCCAAATGCTGGTTGTGATGACCGGCGGTATTGATCTATCCATCCCGGGCACCATGACTTTGGCCGCTTTCGTAACCGTGGGTGTCGCCGGCGGCTCCAGCGACAATATTTTGCCCGCGCTGGGCATGGCCTTGGGTGTTTCCGCCCTGATTGGCTTGGTGAACGGCTTCCTGGTGGGTGTCATTCGCCTGAACGCGCTGATCGTGACCCTGGCAGTCGGCCAGCTGGTGCGCGGCATTCTGCTGCGCTATGCCACCACGGTGGCGAATGAGGCCTCTGTGCCTGGCGCATTGTCACAATGGGCCATCCAGCAGGTGTTTGGCGCCGGCTGGATCTTTTGGATCGCCCTGATCACCGTGGTGATTGTAAGCCTGGTGCTAAGCAACACCGGCATCGGCCGTCGCTTCCGCGCCGTGGGCGCCAACCAAGTGGCGGCCCGCATTTCCGGCTTGCGTGTGACCAGCTATGTGGTCATGGCTTATGTGGTGGCCGCCGTGCTGTATGGCCTGGCCGGCTTCCTGGCCGCCGCTTTCATCCGCAGCCCAACCCAGGGCCTGGGGTCGCCCTACCTGCTGGGACCGATTGCGGCCGTCGTGATTGGCGGCGCTTCGCTCAGCGGCGGCCTGGCCAGCGTGGCTTCCACGGCCATGGCGGCCTTTTTCCTGACGGTGCTGAGCCAGATGCTGCGAGTTTTGGGCCTCTCCACCGACTTGCAATTCGTGGTGTTTGGCCTGGCGATCATTGGCGGCATGGCTGTCTCGGGTGATCGTATTGTAGACATGGTCGAGTTCTTATTCCAGAAACGTTTCAGCAAAAATTCAGAAGAAAGCCACTTAGCCACATGAAGGAGGTCAGATGGGACAAACGGTCAATCAACATAAGTTGCAGGCCGTCTAGTTCGTAACCCGCTAGCTAAAAGGAGAAGATTGATTATGAAACAGGTAGACATGAAGAAATTTGCCATTCTCATTGCTTTGTTTGCAATGGTCTTGGCAGCTTGCGCTGGGACCCCAACCTCTGCGCCGGCAGCTTCTGGAGAGGACACTGCTCCGGCGGCCGGAGATGAGAGCGTTCCGGCTGGTCGCTCGAGCGAAACCTTTGACGCCGACCCTGAGGTCTTGATGAAGACCATGGGTGTCTCTGACGCGTCTGAGGTCAATGAGGTCGTGCTGGCCGCCATGTACCGCGCCGGCCTCCCCGTCAGCGATGAGATGGCCGAACTGGCCTTGAAGTGTTGGCGTGAGAAGGAATGCGACACCGGTACAGGTGGTGATGTGACCGTGGCTCTGGCTGATGGCTTTGGCGAGAACCTGTGGCGCGAAGTGACCCACATGGAAATGGTCTTGCAGGCTCTGACCTATCCTGAGATTGGCCGCATCATTTACACCACGGCTATGTTCGACACCCAGCAGGCGATTGCCGATATCCGCGGCCTGATCGCTCAGGATGTTGACATCATCGTGGGCTTCCCGG
Proteins encoded in this region:
- a CDS encoding amidohydrolase family protein — translated: MEDRKLLIKSGTVLSLDPQVGNLVGCDVLIEGSKIAAVSQDLIAPGAEVIDATGMIVMPGFIDSHRHMWKGVLRNTGSQFFAKDRSAAKAASQLAASFRPEDVFASTLSSAAGAIDAGITTVLNHADVGGSKEHMAADLQALVDSGIRSVFAFNTKSLKAGEQPSDQLDSNQDLISFAVASADLDTASLDQIKSDWGMARQLGIRISAQVGMAAKDKEPLAALQKAKLLGPDVLYAHGNTLSDKELRLIKDSGGAVAISANTEMLAGYGAPTIQRFLDAKLQPSLGVDSEIANRGDLFSQMRAVIAMQHAMSFEKKLAMRLSPGHITTRDVVEYATINGARALGLEAQIGTLTPGKQADIILLQEHHINVMPVNDPIGAVAWAMDASNVDTVLVGGKILKRGGVLLNFELGRLQELAFKTQKHVLKAS
- a CDS encoding ABC transporter permease gives rise to the protein MAYFIAPGTLSTVSFTAVLPLTAFLAIVSLGQMLVVMTGGIDLSIPGTMTLAAFVTVGVAGGSSDNILPALGMALGVSALIGLVNGFLVGVIRLNALIVTLAVGQLVRGILLRYATTVANEASVPGALSQWAIQQVFGAGWIFWIALITVVIVSLVLSNTGIGRRFRAVGANQVAARISGLRVTSYVVMAYVVAAVLYGLAGFLAAAFIRSPTQGLGSPYLLGPIAAVVIGGASLSGGLASVASTAMAAFFLTVLSQMLRVLGLSTDLQFVVFGLAIIGGMAVSGDRIVDMVEFLFQKRFSKNSEESHLAT